One genomic segment of Blastopirellula marina includes these proteins:
- the mddA gene encoding methanethiol S-methyltransferase: MLRALSFLYAVAAYLGFLAVVTYFIAFLAGAFVPVTVDTPTSLPLGAAIAINIGLVLLFAAQHSIMARPAFKQAWTKIVPVPIERATYIWASNIVLAIVLLCWQGIDVVIWDIQQPALRMTLWALYVIGFLMVPAVSLMINHFDLFGLRQAWLHLQDKEYHPLPFRTPLLYALVRHPLYVAWAAAFWVTPTMTAGHLLFAIGMTVYMGLAAIVEERDLVNIYGEQYREYQRTVGMFVPKFADRTSAPPTESVTT, from the coding sequence ATGCTCCGAGCTTTATCCTTCCTGTACGCTGTGGCGGCCTACCTGGGCTTCCTGGCCGTTGTCACCTATTTCATCGCGTTCCTGGCCGGAGCCTTCGTTCCAGTGACCGTTGATACACCTACCAGTCTGCCATTGGGGGCGGCGATCGCTATCAATATTGGGCTCGTTTTGCTCTTCGCTGCCCAGCATTCGATCATGGCGCGGCCAGCGTTTAAGCAGGCCTGGACAAAAATTGTCCCAGTGCCAATCGAGCGAGCCACGTACATTTGGGCCTCGAACATCGTCCTGGCGATCGTTCTGCTCTGCTGGCAAGGGATCGACGTGGTGATCTGGGACATCCAACAGCCGGCCCTGCGGATGACGCTGTGGGCTTTGTACGTGATCGGGTTTCTGATGGTGCCGGCGGTGAGCCTGATGATCAATCACTTCGACCTGTTCGGTCTACGTCAGGCATGGCTGCACCTCCAAGACAAGGAATACCACCCGCTGCCATTCCGCACGCCGCTGTTATATGCGTTGGTTCGTCACCCACTGTACGTTGCCTGGGCGGCTGCGTTCTGGGTTACCCCAACGATGACCGCTGGGCACCTGTTGTTCGCCATCGGCATGACCGTTTACATGGGCCTGGCAGCGATCGTAGAAGAACGAGACCTGGTCAACATCTACGGAGAGCAGTACCGGGAATATCAACGCACCGTGGGGATGTTCGTTCCCAAGTTCGCTGATCGGACATCGGCACCACCTACCGAATCGGTCACAACGTAA
- a CDS encoding PIG-L family deacetylase: MSDAKNVVLCFMAHPDDAEILCGGVLIRLAQLGWDVHIATAAAGDCGSEKLPREEIAAIRKNEGIAAAKLIGGTYHTLAEPDVNVIFEKSTNRKAIDLFREVCPTLVITHPREDYMLDHEQTHLLARSAAFSFAIPNASSLPLKPGVHIPHLYYADPIEGRNPYTGEPVMPTVTIDISDVIETKAQMLACHASQREWLRAHHGMDEYLDAMKRHSAERGTLIGTNYGESFRQHLGHAFPQNDLLAELLP, encoded by the coding sequence TTGAGCGACGCGAAGAACGTTGTTCTGTGTTTCATGGCCCACCCAGACGACGCGGAAATATTGTGTGGTGGCGTGCTCATTCGCCTGGCGCAGTTGGGCTGGGACGTACACATTGCCACCGCGGCTGCCGGTGACTGTGGTTCCGAGAAGCTGCCACGAGAAGAGATCGCCGCGATTCGTAAGAACGAAGGAATTGCCGCGGCCAAGCTGATTGGCGGCACCTATCACACCCTGGCCGAGCCGGATGTGAACGTCATCTTTGAGAAATCGACCAACCGCAAAGCGATCGACTTGTTTCGTGAGGTTTGCCCGACGCTGGTCATCACCCATCCGCGTGAAGACTACATGCTCGATCACGAGCAAACGCATTTGCTGGCGCGAAGTGCGGCGTTCAGTTTTGCGATCCCTAACGCTTCGAGCCTGCCGCTGAAGCCTGGCGTTCACATTCCGCATTTGTATTACGCCGACCCTATCGAAGGCCGCAATCCGTATACTGGCGAGCCGGTCATGCCAACGGTTACCATTGACATCAGCGATGTGATCGAGACCAAGGCCCAGATGCTGGCCTGCCATGCTTCGCAGCGCGAGTGGCTGCGGGCACATCACGGCATGGACGAATACCTGGACGCGATGAAGCGGCACAGTGCCGAACGCGGCACGCTCATTGGTACCAACTACGGCGAATCGTTTCGCCAACACTTGGGACACGCGTTTCCCCAAAACGATCTCCTCGCTGAACTCCTCCCCTGA
- a CDS encoding carboxy terminal-processing peptidase gives MANVRGTWTNLRHPIFFLFTVAATFATLVVASLIPKDAPAQGPLAGPDRHLPERHISRMVSRLLLRDHLSSAPLDDTISQRAFDKFLKFWDPLKLYFTEADIAEFSANRNLLDDQIRSGNTEFAHKVFERFIQRTLERVQTVDDLLANHEFNFEEDEVFVTDGDKVKYPANAAEATDRWRKRLKYDLLTQLADGKTLEEAKERIGKRYHSYARRIGQTSEDELLEVYLTSVTSAYDPHTTYMSPGTLENFNIQMRLNLEGIGAALMSEDGFCKVSKVIPGGAADKQGKKNAEEKLEAGDFIVSVGQGTDGEMVDVVDMKLNDVVDMIRGKANTVVRLGVKKKGKGETKIFNITRAKVELKDSEARGEIVEQTTADGQKMKIGWIDLPSFYLDMEAARSGNPNVKRSTIDVARLLEDFRQKGVEAVVLDLRRNGGGSLTEAIDLTGLFIDQGPVVQVKDADNNVHPYEDMNRGMLWDGPLVVLTSKMSASASEILAGAIQDYGRGIVVGDEQTHGKGTVQTLLDLGREELMGANPVNPPSLGALKITLQKFYRPSGKSTQLKGVEADVSLPALTANMDIAEGDLDYPVPFDTVQTTRYPVSNANAAPLVAELNRLSGQRVQSSEGFSKLNKMIATYLEQKDKKQVDLNKQKFMAEYEALSEREKEIESLVGEADEDPNEVVDRDYYFDEVINITKDYVRLLEQQKVASNN, from the coding sequence ATGGCAAACGTTCGAGGGACTTGGACTAACTTGCGCCATCCCATTTTCTTCCTATTTACCGTAGCCGCTACCTTTGCCACGCTTGTGGTAGCATCCTTGATTCCCAAGGACGCACCTGCCCAAGGCCCACTTGCGGGCCCAGACCGTCATCTTCCCGAGCGACACATTTCGCGAATGGTCTCTCGACTCTTACTTCGCGATCACCTTTCGAGTGCTCCGCTGGACGACACCATCTCGCAGCGAGCGTTCGATAAGTTCCTGAAATTCTGGGACCCGCTGAAACTGTACTTCACCGAGGCCGATATCGCCGAGTTCTCGGCCAATCGTAACCTGCTGGACGATCAGATCCGTAGCGGCAACACCGAGTTCGCCCACAAGGTCTTTGAACGCTTCATCCAGCGGACATTGGAACGCGTGCAGACCGTGGACGACCTGCTGGCCAACCACGAGTTCAACTTCGAAGAAGACGAAGTCTTTGTCACCGACGGCGATAAGGTTAAGTATCCGGCCAATGCCGCCGAAGCGACCGATCGTTGGCGCAAGCGTCTGAAGTACGACCTGCTGACTCAGCTGGCCGACGGCAAGACCTTGGAAGAAGCCAAGGAACGCATCGGCAAGCGTTACCACAGCTATGCTCGCCGTATCGGCCAGACCAGCGAAGACGAACTGCTGGAAGTCTACCTGACCTCGGTCACTTCGGCTTACGATCCTCACACCACCTACATGTCCCCAGGCACGCTCGAGAATTTCAACATTCAAATGCGTTTGAACCTGGAAGGCATCGGGGCGGCCCTGATGTCGGAAGATGGCTTCTGCAAGGTTTCCAAGGTGATTCCTGGCGGTGCCGCCGATAAGCAAGGCAAGAAGAACGCCGAAGAAAAGCTGGAAGCTGGCGACTTCATCGTCAGTGTCGGCCAAGGCACCGATGGCGAAATGGTCGACGTGGTCGACATGAAGCTGAACGATGTCGTCGACATGATCCGCGGCAAGGCCAACACGGTCGTTCGCCTGGGCGTAAAGAAGAAGGGCAAAGGGGAAACCAAGATCTTCAACATTACCCGCGCCAAGGTCGAACTGAAGGATAGCGAAGCCCGCGGCGAGATCGTCGAACAGACCACCGCCGATGGGCAGAAGATGAAGATCGGCTGGATCGACCTGCCGTCGTTCTACCTGGACATGGAAGCCGCTCGCTCTGGCAACCCAAATGTCAAGCGAAGCACGATCGACGTCGCTCGCCTTTTAGAGGATTTCCGCCAAAAGGGTGTCGAAGCAGTCGTGCTCGATCTGCGTCGTAACGGTGGCGGTAGCTTGACCGAAGCGATCGACCTGACCGGTCTGTTCATCGACCAAGGCCCGGTCGTTCAGGTGAAGGACGCCGACAACAACGTGCATCCTTACGAGGACATGAACCGCGGCATGCTGTGGGACGGCCCCCTGGTCGTGCTCACCAGCAAGATGAGCGCCAGTGCCAGTGAAATTCTGGCGGGTGCCATCCAGGACTACGGCCGCGGAATCGTGGTCGGTGACGAACAGACCCACGGCAAAGGTACCGTGCAAACGCTGCTGGACCTGGGCCGCGAAGAGTTGATGGGTGCCAACCCGGTCAATCCACCTTCGCTGGGTGCTTTGAAGATCACGCTGCAGAAGTTCTATCGCCCCAGCGGCAAGAGCACGCAGCTCAAGGGTGTGGAAGCGGACGTGTCCCTGCCGGCTCTGACCGCCAACATGGACATCGCCGAAGGGGACCTCGATTACCCGGTTCCATTCGACACCGTTCAGACCACTCGCTACCCGGTTAGTAACGCCAACGCCGCACCACTGGTTGCCGAACTGAACCGTCTGTCGGGCCAGCGCGTTCAATCGTCCGAAGGCTTCTCGAAGCTGAACAAGATGATTGCGACCTACCTGGAACAGAAAGACAAGAAGCAGGTCGATCTCAACAAGCAGAAGTTCATGGCCGAATATGAAGCTCTGAGCGAACGCGAAAAGGAAATCGAAAGCCTGGTCGGTGAAGCGGATGAAGATCCGAACGAAGTGGTTGACCGCGATTACTACTTCGACGAAGTGATCAACATCACCAAAGACTACGTTCGCCTGCTGGAACAGCAAAAGGTCGCCTCGAACAACTAA
- a CDS encoding glucosamine-6-phosphate isomerase, giving the protein MARPISKVAPQWWDYTTLDEELLADAAKLTPEDLLQLSRPGFEVRIFDTLEELYCAEALEYIEAWQQSTPDNPCGICGPIGPTEQLPLVARMVNALGIDLKKLDAHFWGMDEWVDAEDKPVPVEFPLSFAKADKDLCFDRIDPKYSMPSANLHFPTGDLQAYSKSYDEIRCLVMQGGQGEVKHWAFNDPPKREGEYVDAPPPPEVYRALGTRVTDLHPMTVIQNARTSGGGYVPMVPTRACTVGPKETWKAERVSIWHPGHHDNPFGMRLSALMISKGIADTSVPMSLLADHPSVTFSYYRGGIGTVTTEMH; this is encoded by the coding sequence ATGGCCCGACCGATTAGTAAAGTGGCACCGCAGTGGTGGGACTACACAACGCTCGACGAAGAACTGCTGGCCGATGCCGCCAAGCTGACTCCGGAAGATCTGCTTCAGCTCTCTCGCCCAGGGTTTGAAGTCCGCATCTTCGACACGCTCGAAGAACTGTACTGCGCGGAAGCCCTGGAATACATCGAAGCCTGGCAGCAGAGTACGCCGGACAATCCGTGCGGAATCTGCGGACCGATCGGTCCTACCGAACAGTTGCCACTGGTCGCCCGCATGGTCAACGCCCTGGGCATCGACCTGAAGAAGCTCGACGCTCACTTCTGGGGCATGGACGAATGGGTCGACGCGGAAGACAAGCCGGTACCGGTCGAGTTCCCTCTTTCGTTTGCCAAGGCCGACAAAGACCTGTGCTTCGATCGGATCGATCCGAAGTATTCGATGCCTAGCGCCAATCTGCACTTCCCCACCGGCGACCTCCAGGCGTATTCGAAGTCGTACGACGAAATCCGCTGCCTGGTTATGCAAGGGGGCCAAGGCGAAGTGAAGCACTGGGCTTTCAACGATCCACCCAAGCGTGAAGGAGAATACGTCGACGCACCACCACCGCCAGAAGTTTACCGAGCGCTGGGTACCCGCGTGACCGACCTGCACCCGATGACGGTGATTCAAAACGCACGCACCAGTGGTGGTGGCTACGTGCCAATGGTTCCCACCAGGGCATGTACCGTCGGGCCGAAAGAAACCTGGAAAGCCGAACGCGTTTCGATCTGGCATCCCGGCCATCACGACAACCCCTTCGGCATGCGGTTATCGGCCCTGATGATTAGCAAAGGGATTGCCGATACGAGCGTTCCGATGTCGCTGCTGGCCGATCACCCCAGCGTGACCTTCAGTTACTACCGCGGCGGCATCGGCACCGTCACCACGGAAATGCATTAA
- a CDS encoding YheT family hydrolase: MLARSPYVLTSVRPFKPHPLLRNSHAQTILGAYWYGHNIPYTARQHLVLFEDGDQIVLHDDCPKDWKPGDRTVLMIHGLGGCHSSGYLVRISHKLNSLGIRTFRVDLRGCGAGHHLAKRPFHAGCSDDIAHCVQTISALCLGSPLTLCGFSMGANIVLKLSGEMGSGRIGGVDSVIAVAPPIDLAYCCRNMNRGFNRLYDWDFSRRLVNLVEGRLAKDENFYDGFRFTEKPGRIIEFDSIFTAPQCGFESAEDYYAKASSASVLPNINIPGLILTADDDSVVPVEIFDKHPRSGSVELEITRGGGHLGFIAPKSIVPDRRWMDHRVVQWIASLDSRKVSSE, translated from the coding sequence ATGTTGGCCCGATCTCCTTACGTTCTGACCTCGGTGAGGCCCTTCAAGCCTCATCCACTGCTGCGGAATTCCCACGCGCAGACCATCCTCGGTGCGTACTGGTATGGCCACAATATTCCGTACACCGCGCGGCAGCACTTGGTCCTTTTTGAAGACGGTGACCAAATTGTCCTGCACGATGACTGCCCAAAAGACTGGAAGCCAGGAGATCGCACCGTCCTGATGATTCACGGCCTGGGGGGCTGCCACAGCAGCGGTTACCTGGTGCGAATCTCTCATAAGCTAAACTCTCTTGGCATCCGTACTTTCCGGGTCGATCTGCGAGGATGCGGGGCAGGGCATCACCTGGCCAAACGTCCTTTCCACGCCGGATGCAGCGACGATATCGCCCACTGCGTGCAGACCATCAGTGCACTGTGTCTCGGTTCACCCCTGACCTTGTGCGGCTTCAGCATGGGGGCCAACATCGTCCTCAAGCTCTCCGGCGAGATGGGTAGCGGACGCATCGGCGGGGTCGACAGCGTGATCGCCGTCGCACCACCGATCGACCTGGCCTACTGTTGCCGGAATATGAACCGCGGTTTCAATCGTCTGTACGATTGGGACTTCTCGCGAAGACTGGTCAACCTGGTCGAAGGACGTCTGGCCAAGGACGAAAACTTCTACGACGGTTTCCGCTTCACCGAGAAGCCTGGGCGTATCATCGAGTTCGATTCGATTTTCACGGCTCCGCAGTGCGGCTTTGAATCGGCCGAAGATTACTACGCCAAAGCGAGTTCGGCCAGCGTACTACCCAACATCAACATCCCGGGACTCATTCTCACCGCCGATGACGACAGCGTCGTCCCGGTCGAGATCTTCGACAAGCACCCACGCAGCGGCAGTGTCGAACTCGAAATCACTCGCGGCGGCGGCCACCTGGGCTTCATCGCCCCGAAGAGCATCGTGCCCGATCGCCGCTGGATGGACCACCGCGTCGTGCAATGGATCGCCAGCCTCGACTCGCGCAAGGTAAGTTCTGAATAA
- a CDS encoding GNAT family N-acetyltransferase translates to MSTLIKTPMIEYQVEPNLSVDEYLEVLVRSELAERRPVDDREKLTKMVRNADILCTARSEGRLVGIARSMSDFAHATYLADLAVDQAFQKQGIGRELIARTHLAAGKHTVLLLLAAPKAVSYYPHIGMEKHDSCWIIPRE, encoded by the coding sequence TTGAGCACCCTAATCAAGACGCCGATGATCGAGTACCAAGTCGAGCCAAATCTTTCTGTCGATGAATACCTGGAAGTCTTAGTTCGCTCGGAACTGGCCGAGCGTCGTCCGGTCGACGACCGCGAGAAGCTGACCAAGATGGTCCGCAACGCGGATATTCTTTGCACGGCTCGTAGTGAAGGGCGCTTAGTAGGCATTGCCCGCAGCATGAGCGACTTCGCCCACGCAACGTACCTGGCCGACCTGGCCGTTGACCAAGCGTTTCAGAAACAAGGGATCGGCCGCGAACTGATTGCCCGCACGCACCTGGCCGCTGGGAAACACACGGTCCTGTTACTGTTGGCGGCACCCAAAGCGGTCAGCTACTATCCGCACATCGGGATGGAGAAGCATGACTCTTGCTGGATTATTCCACGGGAGTGA
- a CDS encoding TetR/AcrR family transcriptional regulator, with protein sequence MVKVPTRERLIEAASSRFYRDGFRNVGIDQILTDVGISKTAFYKHFESKDDLLLAALDGKGDWLTGICKQVIWERGGGTPEGQLRSVFDLVEMFLVQEDFHGCFFVRAAMEFPMPSEPVFQVAAQNKHKFIEFVTVLAKNCQVKAPDELARKLCLIIEGAYVTKHVTQNPRTIDIARELADMAIDEALRQVREEAEGSSAGEAAPLSDS encoded by the coding sequence ATGGTCAAAGTACCTACGCGCGAGCGATTGATCGAAGCGGCCAGCAGTCGGTTCTACCGCGATGGATTTCGTAACGTCGGGATCGATCAGATTCTTACCGATGTCGGAATCAGTAAGACCGCATTCTATAAGCACTTCGAGTCGAAGGACGACCTGCTTCTGGCCGCCTTGGATGGCAAGGGAGACTGGCTGACCGGGATATGCAAACAGGTGATCTGGGAGCGGGGCGGAGGGACGCCGGAAGGGCAGTTGCGTTCTGTTTTCGACCTGGTCGAAATGTTTCTCGTGCAAGAAGATTTTCATGGATGTTTTTTCGTGCGGGCAGCCATGGAGTTCCCTATGCCCAGCGAACCGGTCTTTCAGGTCGCTGCGCAAAATAAGCACAAGTTCATCGAGTTCGTCACCGTGCTGGCGAAGAATTGCCAGGTGAAAGCACCGGACGAACTGGCACGCAAGCTTTGCCTGATCATCGAAGGGGCCTATGTCACCAAGCACGTGACGCAGAATCCGCGCACGATCGACATTGCCAGAGAACTGGCCGACATGGCTATCGACGAGGCCCTGCGTCAGGTTCGCGAGGAAGCCGAAGGTTCATCCGCCGGGGAAGCTGCTCCACTGTCCGATTCGTAG
- the mscL gene encoding large conductance mechanosensitive channel protein MscL yields MGIIGDFQKFALRGNLIDMAVGFTVGAAFTSVAKSLVSDIIMPPLGFLLGKSDFSDLFIVLNSPDPEKTYTTLAQAQAAGLTTINYGVFINNIIAFLLVAFAMFLIIRLINQLDKRLEDTFGGDKPQPGDPENKKCPYCLSTIPYRATRCAHCTAELPANEQTPTTES; encoded by the coding sequence ATGGGTATCATTGGCGACTTTCAGAAGTTTGCGCTTCGTGGCAACCTGATCGACATGGCCGTTGGCTTTACGGTGGGGGCTGCTTTTACTTCGGTAGCAAAGTCGCTGGTGAGCGACATTATCATGCCGCCGCTGGGGTTTCTGCTGGGCAAGAGTGACTTCTCCGACTTGTTTATCGTGCTGAATTCCCCTGATCCCGAGAAGACCTACACCACCTTGGCCCAGGCCCAGGCAGCTGGTCTCACAACGATCAACTACGGCGTGTTCATCAACAACATCATTGCGTTTTTGTTGGTGGCTTTCGCGATGTTCCTGATCATCCGTTTGATCAACCAGTTGGATAAGCGGCTGGAAGATACCTTCGGCGGAGACAAGCCGCAGCCAGGCGATCCCGAGAACAAGAAGTGCCCTTACTGCCTATCGACAATTCCCTATCGCGCCACGCGTTGTGCCCACTGCACGGCGGAACTTCCCGCGAATGAGCAAACACCGACCACGGAAAGTTAA
- a CDS encoding sigma 54-interacting transcriptional regulator — protein sequence MAIYSYLKTISGNGPGKNFPLDDSRDNLIGRGLECDVTLTDPLCSRVHAAIFLRNGKWFVKDRESRNGSFLDDQPIDEAELKDGCRLKIGDTEFSFNNSAQPPTSHDELPPSITQTIVRNMPVNPQDTNLIALKELKDYQQAQRLLLLHQFAIRLLGEEDPNTIIQVTLEMVKEQTKAVVVGFLWLSDDGQLRAKRVFPEDTEGPAPLSEALTEIVTQKGNAVWIANEAQGDTSKKLTHFADAICVPLIHKKKAFGALHLYRKQERFWHNELDFAISVGNILTIALLRAWKVTQLQASYQQLVDKSAAFDELIGESPAMGELKQKIARISKAGGCVLVRGESGSGKELVARALHKASNRADRPMLSVNCAALPENLIESQLFGHKKGAFTGADSDHIGFFQQADTGTLFLDEVGELTLDGQAKLLRILEGHPFLPLGATKEVSVDVRVIAATNRDLAEFVREKRFREDLYYRLSVFELYIPPLRDRGGDVTLLAEHFLEHFRKTHGRPLLTLSDSAKQKLADYNWPGNVRQLRNVIDSSVVLADGESIQPHDLGLRDAGLNEPESLRFDFWEKKLIEEALSRTGGNIPEAVKLLGTSRATLYRKIEEYQIQR from the coding sequence ATGGCAATTTACAGCTACCTTAAGACGATCTCAGGCAACGGTCCGGGGAAGAACTTTCCCTTAGATGACTCGCGCGACAACCTCATCGGGCGCGGCCTGGAATGCGATGTCACCCTGACCGACCCCCTCTGTTCGCGGGTACACGCTGCCATTTTTCTGCGGAATGGCAAGTGGTTTGTGAAAGACCGCGAAAGCCGCAACGGTAGTTTTCTCGACGATCAGCCGATCGACGAGGCAGAACTCAAGGATGGTTGCCGTCTGAAGATCGGCGACACCGAGTTCAGCTTCAACAATAGTGCCCAGCCTCCCACTTCGCACGACGAACTGCCACCGAGCATCACGCAGACGATCGTCCGCAACATGCCGGTCAATCCGCAAGATACGAACCTGATAGCACTTAAGGAGCTAAAGGACTACCAGCAGGCCCAGCGGCTGCTCCTTCTGCACCAATTCGCCATCCGGCTGCTGGGAGAAGAAGACCCCAATACCATCATCCAAGTCACCTTGGAAATGGTGAAAGAACAAACGAAGGCCGTCGTTGTCGGATTTTTGTGGCTCAGCGACGATGGACAGTTGCGTGCCAAGCGTGTTTTCCCCGAAGACACCGAAGGCCCAGCCCCGCTGAGCGAGGCATTGACCGAGATCGTCACCCAGAAAGGGAACGCCGTCTGGATTGCCAACGAGGCCCAAGGGGACACCAGCAAGAAGCTGACCCACTTTGCCGATGCGATCTGCGTGCCGCTGATTCACAAAAAGAAGGCCTTCGGGGCCTTGCACCTGTATCGCAAGCAGGAACGCTTCTGGCATAACGAGCTCGATTTTGCGATTTCGGTCGGTAATATCCTGACCATTGCACTGCTTCGGGCCTGGAAGGTCACCCAACTTCAAGCCAGTTATCAACAACTGGTTGATAAATCAGCGGCCTTCGACGAGTTGATCGGCGAAAGCCCGGCCATGGGCGAATTGAAGCAAAAGATTGCGCGAATCTCGAAAGCAGGCGGATGTGTCCTGGTTCGCGGTGAAAGTGGTAGCGGTAAGGAACTGGTTGCCAGGGCCCTGCATAAGGCTTCTAACCGAGCCGATCGACCGATGCTCAGTGTCAACTGCGCGGCCTTGCCCGAGAATCTGATCGAGAGCCAACTTTTCGGCCATAAGAAGGGTGCGTTTACCGGGGCGGACTCCGACCATATTGGCTTTTTCCAGCAAGCCGATACAGGAACTTTGTTTTTAGACGAAGTCGGAGAACTGACGCTCGATGGCCAGGCCAAACTGCTCAGAATCTTGGAAGGGCATCCGTTTCTTCCCTTAGGGGCTACTAAGGAAGTAAGTGTCGACGTTCGCGTGATCGCCGCCACCAATCGAGATCTGGCCGAGTTCGTTCGCGAGAAGCGTTTCCGGGAAGATCTCTATTACCGTTTGAGTGTTTTTGAGTTATACATTCCTCCGCTTCGAGATCGCGGGGGGGATGTTACTCTGCTTGCCGAGCATTTTCTGGAGCACTTTCGCAAGACGCACGGGCGACCCCTGCTAACTCTTTCGGACAGTGCCAAACAGAAATTGGCCGACTATAACTGGCCTGGCAATGTCCGACAGCTTCGCAACGTGATCGACAGCAGCGTGGTATTGGCCGATGGCGAGTCGATACAACCACATGATTTGGGCTTACGAGACGCTGGTCTGAATGAGCCAGAGTCGTTAAGGTTTGACTTCTGGGAAAAGAAATTGATTGAAGAAGCCCTCTCAAGAACTGGAGGGAACATCCCGGAAGCCGTAAAATTACTCGGTACGAGCCGTGCGACCCTGTATCGCAAGATCGAAGAGTACCAAATTCAGCGCTAG
- a CDS encoding alpha/beta hydrolase: protein MNGIWVTLPLLLVALIGLVLGLRVLVRKLLSGTYKAGEVVDPYRPKNFSIPDPVKVEFEGEKQTILRGRYWKGASDKAIIVVHGIDGPSIEMLPHVSYLYRAGYSVLLYDNRGRGDSDGGFSTLGFLEWRDVLHAIGWVRSQPGIADDKIGLHGLSLGAACVIMAAAKDEQVRGVLAESPFVSMPIMLAHVANKTTRLPKFLIGRVIETLLDWSLEAKLRLVEPHAAVKNIAPRPIYIIDAEEDQLFPVDTSQTVFDAAGEPKRFWKVRGAAHANCWHVMPQEYEQRALNFWEEVFADQRSSHAIINPDRPVYESDSGAASPADEPSASSRT from the coding sequence ATGAACGGTATTTGGGTTACGCTTCCCTTACTGCTAGTCGCCCTGATTGGGTTGGTGTTGGGGCTGCGTGTCCTCGTCCGGAAACTGCTTAGTGGAACGTACAAAGCCGGCGAGGTGGTCGATCCGTATCGCCCGAAGAACTTCTCGATCCCGGATCCCGTAAAAGTCGAGTTCGAAGGGGAGAAGCAAACCATCCTTCGCGGGCGTTATTGGAAAGGAGCGAGCGATAAGGCCATCATCGTCGTGCATGGCATCGATGGCCCTTCGATCGAAATGCTGCCACATGTGTCGTACCTGTACCGGGCTGGGTACAGTGTGCTTCTCTATGACAACCGCGGCCGAGGCGATAGCGACGGCGGTTTCTCGACGCTCGGCTTTCTCGAATGGCGCGACGTTCTGCATGCCATCGGCTGGGTGCGCAGCCAGCCTGGTATCGCCGACGACAAGATCGGCTTGCACGGACTTTCTCTGGGGGCGGCCTGCGTGATCATGGCCGCCGCGAAAGACGAGCAGGTGCGTGGTGTGCTGGCCGAGAGTCCTTTCGTATCGATGCCGATCATGCTGGCTCACGTGGCCAACAAGACGACGCGGCTACCGAAGTTTTTGATCGGACGCGTGATCGAGACGCTGTTGGATTGGTCTCTCGAAGCCAAACTGCGCCTGGTCGAACCACACGCGGCAGTGAAGAACATCGCCCCTCGGCCGATCTATATCATCGATGCCGAGGAGGATCAGCTCTTTCCGGTCGATACCTCGCAAACGGTTTTCGATGCCGCCGGCGAGCCGAAACGCTTTTGGAAGGTGCGTGGTGCGGCGCATGCCAACTGTTGGCATGTGATGCCGCAAGAGTACGAACAGCGGGCCTTGAACTTCTGGGAGGAGGTCTTTGCCGACCAACGATCCTCCCACGCGATTATCAACCCCGATCGCCCCGTCTACGAATCGGACAGTGGAGCAGCTTCCCCGGCGGATGAACCTTCGGCTTCCTCGCGAACCTGA
- a CDS encoding zinc ribbon domain-containing protein, with protein sequence MECPACKADVDDKRHRCPLCNYGIRPVAAPTGRRPPRYIGDKGEDSFDTKLARSYRCVNCRSYGADVRRIATTGTGYSRIMNWQLHEFIVASCHYCGLIQQFDPRVVDQTHGGWKTLDFLFEI encoded by the coding sequence ATGGAATGCCCTGCCTGTAAAGCAGATGTCGATGACAAACGCCACCGATGCCCCCTTTGCAATTATGGAATTCGCCCCGTCGCTGCCCCTACCGGTCGTCGCCCGCCCAGATATATCGGTGACAAAGGAGAGGACAGCTTCGACACCAAACTTGCACGCTCCTATCGCTGCGTTAATTGTCGATCTTATGGTGCGGACGTCAGGCGGATAGCGACGACCGGAACAGGATATTCACGGATCATGAATTGGCAGCTCCATGAGTTCATTGTGGCCAGTTGCCACTATTGTGGTCTTATTCAGCAATTCGATCCGCGAGTGGTCGACCAAACACATGGAGGCTGGAAGACGCTCGACTTTCTGTTTGAGATTTAG